In Luteimonas viscosa, the following proteins share a genomic window:
- the truA gene encoding tRNA pseudouridine(38-40) synthase TruA, whose amino-acid sequence MPRYAIGVEYDGSEFRGWQRLTQPGAVDDRTVQGVLETALSSVADAPVTTVCAGRTDAGVHARCQVAHFDSDAVRDPRAWTLGTTTRLPPSVSVVWCRPVADDFNARFSAVARRYRYRILNRQVRPALARQWLSWHWRPLDAGAMHRAAQALLGEHDFGAFRSAECEATHARRDLQRIAVSREGEVVAIDVQANAFLHHMVRNIVGSLLEVGAGARPEAWIAELLALRDRTRAGPTAPAAGLVFVGPLYPAAHGLPADVSLP is encoded by the coding sequence GTGCCCCGTTACGCGATAGGCGTCGAATACGACGGCTCGGAATTCCGCGGCTGGCAGCGCCTGACCCAGCCGGGCGCCGTGGACGACCGCACCGTCCAGGGCGTGCTCGAAACCGCGCTGTCCTCGGTCGCCGATGCGCCGGTGACCACCGTCTGCGCCGGTCGCACCGATGCCGGCGTGCACGCGCGCTGCCAGGTCGCGCACTTCGACAGCGATGCCGTGCGCGATCCGCGCGCCTGGACGCTCGGCACCACCACGCGCCTGCCGCCGTCGGTCAGCGTGGTCTGGTGCCGGCCGGTGGCGGACGATTTCAACGCGCGTTTCTCCGCGGTGGCGCGCCGCTATCGCTACCGCATCCTCAACCGGCAGGTGCGACCTGCGCTGGCACGGCAGTGGCTGTCCTGGCACTGGCGTCCGCTCGACGCCGGTGCGATGCACCGCGCTGCCCAGGCGCTGCTCGGCGAACACGACTTCGGCGCGTTCCGCTCCGCCGAGTGCGAGGCGACGCACGCGCGGCGGGACCTGCAGCGGATCGCGGTGTCGCGGGAAGGGGAGGTCGTCGCCATCGACGTGCAGGCGAACGCGTTCCTGCACCACATGGTCCGCAACATCGTCGGCTCGCTGCTCGAGGTCGGCGCCGGTGCCCGTCCCGAGGCGTGGATCGCCGAGCTGCTGGCGTTGCGCGACCGCACGCGGGCCGGCCCCACGGCGCCCGCGGCCGGCCTGGTGTTCGTCGGGCCGCTGTATCCCGCGGCCCATGGGCTGCCGGCGGACGTCAGCCTGCCCTGA
- a CDS encoding phosphoribosylanthranilate isomerase has product MSSPLFRTRIKFCGMTRPGDVRLAGELGVDAVGFVFAVPSPRRLEPDQAAAMREALAPMVDAVALFMNNDAEEVRQVVGVVRPSLLQFHGDEDEAFCRMFGLPYIKAVAMGAGASPDPLALHARYPSAAGFLLDAHAPGEAGGTGRAFDWSLAPRGMTKPILVAGGLTPDNIHDAVLATRPWGVDVASGVEAPGEAPGVKDGARMRRFVEEVRRADCG; this is encoded by the coding sequence ATGTCGTCACCGCTGTTCCGCACGCGCATCAAGTTCTGTGGCATGACCCGCCCCGGCGACGTCCGCCTTGCCGGCGAACTCGGCGTCGATGCCGTGGGCTTCGTGTTCGCTGTGCCGAGTCCGCGCCGGCTCGAACCCGACCAGGCGGCGGCGATGCGCGAGGCGCTGGCACCGATGGTCGACGCGGTCGCCCTGTTCATGAACAACGACGCCGAAGAGGTGCGCCAGGTGGTCGGCGTGGTCAGGCCGTCGCTGCTGCAGTTTCACGGCGACGAGGACGAGGCGTTCTGCCGCATGTTCGGCCTGCCGTACATCAAGGCGGTGGCGATGGGGGCGGGCGCGTCCCCCGATCCGTTGGCGCTGCACGCGCGCTATCCCTCGGCGGCGGGGTTCCTGCTCGATGCCCACGCCCCCGGCGAGGCTGGCGGCACCGGGCGCGCCTTCGACTGGTCGCTGGCGCCGCGCGGGATGACCAAGCCGATCCTCGTGGCAGGCGGACTGACCCCGGACAACATCCACGACGCGGTCCTGGCCACCCGGCCCTGGGGCGTGGACGTGGCCAGCGGCGTGGAGGCGCCGGGCGAGGCACCCGGGGTCAAGGACGGCGCGCGCATGCGCAGGTTCGTCGAGGAAGTCCGTCGCGCGGACTGCGGCTGA
- the trpB gene encoding tryptophan synthase subunit beta produces MHLQTPFDFHAYPDAAGHFGRHGGRFVAETLIGPLEELAAAYDAARVDPAFVAAYDKDLKHYVGRPSPIYHAERLSREVGGAQILLKREDLNHTGAHKVNNTIGQALLASRMGKTRIIAETGAGQHGVASATVATRLGLECVVYMGATDIERQKINVYRMKLLGATVVPVTSGSATLKDALNEAMRDWVTNVRDTFYIIGTVAGPDPYPRMVRDFNAVVGREARAQMLEDFGRLPDAITACVGGGSNAIGLFHAFLNDAGVRIVGAEAAGEGIDTGRHASSLAAGRVGVLHGNRTYVICDDDGQITETHSISAGLDYPGVGPEHAFLKDSGRAEYVGVTDEEALAAFHRLTRSEGILPALESSHAVAQAIKLARELPKDALVLCNLSGRGDKDVHTIAAREGVEV; encoded by the coding sequence ATGCATCTCCAGACTCCCTTCGATTTCCACGCCTATCCGGATGCGGCCGGTCACTTCGGCCGCCACGGTGGCCGCTTCGTCGCCGAGACCCTGATCGGGCCGCTCGAGGAACTGGCGGCGGCCTACGACGCCGCGCGCGTCGACCCGGCCTTCGTCGCCGCCTACGACAAGGACCTCAAGCACTACGTCGGCCGGCCGAGCCCGATCTACCACGCCGAACGGTTGAGCCGCGAGGTGGGCGGCGCGCAGATCCTGCTCAAGCGCGAGGACCTCAACCACACCGGCGCGCACAAGGTGAACAACACCATCGGCCAGGCGCTGCTGGCCAGCCGCATGGGCAAGACCCGGATCATCGCCGAGACCGGCGCCGGCCAGCACGGCGTGGCCAGCGCCACCGTGGCCACACGCCTGGGGCTGGAGTGCGTGGTCTACATGGGTGCGACCGACATCGAGCGCCAGAAGATCAACGTCTACCGCATGAAGCTGCTGGGCGCGACCGTGGTCCCGGTGACCTCGGGATCGGCCACGCTCAAGGACGCGCTCAACGAGGCGATGCGCGACTGGGTGACCAACGTGCGCGACACCTTCTACATCATCGGCACCGTGGCCGGGCCCGACCCGTACCCGCGAATGGTGCGCGACTTCAACGCGGTGGTCGGCCGCGAGGCGCGCGCGCAGATGCTGGAGGATTTCGGCCGCCTGCCGGACGCGATCACCGCCTGCGTCGGCGGCGGCAGCAACGCGATCGGCCTGTTCCACGCCTTCCTCAACGACGCGGGCGTGCGCATCGTCGGCGCCGAGGCGGCGGGCGAGGGCATCGACACCGGGCGCCACGCATCGTCGCTGGCGGCCGGGCGGGTCGGCGTGCTGCATGGCAACCGCACCTACGTGATCTGCGACGACGATGGCCAGATCACCGAAACCCATTCGATCTCCGCCGGCCTCGACTATCCCGGCGTCGGCCCCGAGCACGCCTTCCTCAAGGACAGCGGCCGCGCCGAGTACGTCGGCGTCACCGACGAGGAAGCGCTGGCCGCCTTCCATCGCCTGACCCGCAGCGAGGGCATCCTGCCTGCGCTCGAATCCAGCCACGCCGTGGCCCAGGCGATCAAGCTGGCGCGCGAACTGCCGAAGGACGCGCTGGTGCTGTGCAACCTCTCCGGTCGCGGCGACAAGGATGTGCACACCATCGCCGCGCGCGAGGGGGTGGAGGTATGA
- a CDS encoding LysR family transcriptional regulator, whose protein sequence is MTSRVLPSLNALRAFEATARLGSVARAAGELHVTPGAVSRQLHLLQEDLGTGLFVRAGRGLRLTDAGERLRDATRTAFDQLQATVRTLRRGTASGTRVIGCPGSLLARWMIPRLERLHADLPGLHLHLSPHDGEFDPALPGLDAALLIGAPPWPSHWRVHALAPERIGPVLNPRHPAFARLSGQPAAALAAEELLHTASRPQAWPQWARRQGLDPARLRFGTGFEHLYYLLEAAVAGLGIAIAPEPLVAADVAAGRLAAPWGFIETGAQWCLCAPVAGDAQLERLAGWLRGEFAAGG, encoded by the coding sequence ATGACCAGCCGTGTCCTGCCCTCGCTCAACGCCTTGCGCGCCTTCGAGGCGACCGCGCGACTGGGCAGCGTGGCGCGCGCGGCCGGCGAACTGCACGTCACCCCCGGCGCGGTCAGCCGCCAGTTGCACCTGCTGCAGGAGGACCTCGGAACCGGGCTGTTCGTGCGAGCCGGTCGCGGCCTGCGCCTGACGGACGCCGGCGAACGGTTGCGCGACGCGACCCGCACGGCCTTCGACCAGTTGCAGGCGACCGTGCGCACGCTGCGCCGGGGAACGGCTTCCGGCACCCGCGTCATCGGCTGCCCCGGCAGCCTGCTCGCGCGCTGGATGATCCCGCGCCTCGAGCGCCTGCATGCCGACCTGCCCGGGCTGCACCTGCACCTGTCGCCGCACGACGGCGAGTTCGATCCTGCCCTGCCCGGCCTCGACGCCGCGCTGCTGATCGGGGCGCCGCCCTGGCCTTCGCACTGGCGCGTGCATGCGCTGGCGCCGGAGCGGATCGGCCCGGTGCTCAATCCGCGCCATCCCGCGTTCGCGCGCCTGTCCGGCCAACCGGCCGCGGCGCTGGCGGCGGAAGAGCTGCTGCATACCGCCTCGCGGCCACAGGCCTGGCCGCAGTGGGCGCGCCGACAGGGCCTCGATCCCGCGCGGCTCCGGTTCGGCACCGGCTTCGAACACCTGTACTACCTGCTCGAAGCCGCGGTCGCCGGCCTCGGCATCGCGATCGCGCCGGAGCCGCTGGTCGCCGCGGACGTCGCCGCCGGCCGGCTGGCCGCGCCCTGGGGCTTCATCGAGACCGGGGCGCAATGGTGCCTGTGCGCGCCGGTCGCCGGGGATGCGCAGCTCGAACGGCTCGCCGGCTGGTTGCGTGGCGAGTTCGCGGCCGGCGGCTGA
- the trpA gene encoding tryptophan synthase subunit alpha, whose amino-acid sequence MSRPDRLRRRFAKLAAGGRKALIPFVTAGDPSLESTVPVMHALVEAGADVIELGVPFSDPMADGPTIQRSSERALARGAGLTWVLEAVQAFRGGDPDTPLVLMGYLNPVEIRGAARFAREAAEAGVDGVLLVDLPPEEAPEFRDAFTAHGIDLILLASPTTTDARLAALLANASGYLYYVSFAGVTGASERLDTVVAADHLRRIRAGAEVPVVAGFGIRDAAGAAAMARDADGVVVGSALVSALADAADVTDAAARARAFLAPLRAALD is encoded by the coding sequence ATGAGCCGGCCGGACCGCCTGCGACGCAGGTTCGCGAAGCTCGCGGCCGGCGGCCGCAAGGCACTGATCCCCTTCGTCACCGCCGGAGATCCGTCGCTGGAATCGACGGTGCCGGTTATGCATGCGCTGGTCGAGGCCGGTGCGGACGTGATCGAACTCGGCGTGCCGTTTTCCGACCCGATGGCCGACGGGCCGACGATCCAGCGCAGCTCGGAGCGCGCGCTGGCGCGCGGCGCCGGACTGACCTGGGTGCTGGAGGCGGTGCAGGCCTTCCGCGGCGGAGATCCGGACACGCCGTTGGTGCTGATGGGCTATCTCAATCCGGTCGAGATCCGCGGCGCGGCGCGGTTCGCGCGCGAGGCGGCGGAGGCGGGGGTCGACGGCGTGCTGCTGGTCGACCTGCCGCCCGAGGAGGCGCCGGAGTTCCGCGACGCGTTCACCGCGCACGGCATCGACCTGATCCTGCTGGCCTCTCCGACCACCACCGACGCGCGCCTTGCGGCCCTGCTGGCGAACGCGAGCGGCTATCTCTATTACGTCAGCTTCGCCGGGGTGACGGGCGCCTCGGAGCGGCTCGACACGGTGGTAGCCGCCGACCACCTGCGGCGGATCCGCGCCGGTGCCGAAGTGCCGGTGGTGGCGGGCTTCGGCATCCGCGACGCGGCCGGCGCGGCGGCGATGGCGCGGGACGCGGACGGGGTGGTGGTCGGCAGCGCGCTGGTCTCGGCGCTGGCAGACGCCGCCGATGTCACCGACGCGGCGGCCCGCGCCCGCGCGTTTCTCGCGCCCTTGCGGGCCGCACTGGACTGA